The DNA segment TGGTCAGGAACTTCAGTAATTTCTTTAATTTCCCCTTTAATAGGAGCAACAAATACTTCGTTAGCTTTGGCTTGCGTTGGAGCTGCAACCGGAGCCACTTCTTGCTTTTCTACATTTACTGTAGTTGCGCTTGGTCTTTTTCCAGCCATAATATCTTTCATTTGACCTTTAATAGTTTCAGAACGTGGTCCGAAGATCGCTTGAATATTGTTACCCACTTCAAGTACTCCTGCCGCACCTAATTTTTTCAATTGGTTTTTATCTACATCCTTAATATCATTAACAGAAACACGAAGACGTGTAATACATGCATCAAGGTGAGAGATGTTTTCTTTACCACCCATTGCTGCTAAAATGTTAGCCGCTAAATCACCAGAACCTGCTTTACCTGTTTGTACCTGGTCTTCTTCTTCTTCTAATTCACGTCCAGGAGTTTTTAAATTAAACTTACGAATTGCAAAACGGAAACCGAAGTAGTAAATCACAGCAAACACTAAACCAACTGGGATAACAATCCAAGCGTGTGTTTGTGGGTTGATTAATCCGAATAGGATGTAGTCAATTAAACCACCGGAGAATGTCATACCGATTTTTACATCTAATAAATGCATAACCATAAATGATAACCCAGCGAAGATCGCGTGGATACCGAATAGAAGTGGTGCTACGAATAAGAATGAGAATTCAATTGGTTCTGTAATACCAGTTAAGAAAGAGGTTAAAGCAGCAGATGCCATTAATCCCCCAACGAACACTTTCTTCTCAGGTCTTGCTTCATGATAAATCGCTAATGCGGCAGCAGGTAAACCAAACATCATGAATGGGAATTTACCTGTCATGAATGTACCAGCAGTTAGATTTTTCACATGGTCAGAAATCTGCGCCATGAATATACGCTGGTCACCGTGAACCACTTGACCCGCTTTTGTTGTATAGTTGCCAAATTCAAACCAGAATGGAGAATAGAAAATATGGTGTAAACCAAATGGAATTAACGAACGTTCAATTACTCCAAAAACAAAGGCAGAAAGAGTCAGGTTTGCATTAACCATGTTATTTGAGAATGCATTCAATCCAGATTGGATTGGTGGCCAAATAACGAGCATTAGTAATCCCAATAGGATCGCTGTTCCTGCCGTAACGATTGGAACAAAACGTTTACCAGCAAAGAATCCTAAATAAGATGGTAATTCAATTTCAAAGAACTTATTATACAAAGTCGCGGCAATAATACCAACGATAATCCCTCCAAACACTCCCGTTTGAAGAGTTGGAATTCCTAGGACACTCACGTAGTTTGTGCCATTGATTTCTTTAGGGTCAATTCCTAAAACAGTACCCATTGTTACATTCATAATTAAATAACCAATGATTGCTGCTAGTCCGGCTGTACCTTCTCCACCAGCTAAACCTATAGCAACACCTACCGCGAAAAGGAGCGGAAGATTACCAAAGACAATATCTCCAGCATTTTTCATAACTGATGCCACCATCGCTACAGCACTGTTATCTAAGAATGGTGCTAAATCTAATAGGGCTGGATTTACAAGGGCAGCACCTAAAGCAAGTAAAATCCCAGCAGCCGGTAAAAGTGCAACCGGCAACATTAAAGCTTTACCAACTTTTTGCAATACACCGAAAGCATTTTTAAACATAAATGTTACCTCCTAAATATTTTTCTAGGCTCATAAAGCGGTTACATTATTGGTAAAAATACCAACAAAAAAAGGCATGAGTAAAAGTTCAATTGAATGCAGGCTATGGGTATAGATTACCCCTAAACCTTCAATTCAATTAATACTTTTCACTCATGCCTGATCGAATCAGTAACACGTAAAAAATAATAGCTATTTAAATTTATGTTGAAGTCGCTGCAGATGCATCGTTAGATACACTGCTTCTGCATCAAAAACCTTCATTTTTAATGTTTGCTGCATCACTTTAATGAGCTTCCATGAGAGATTATAACACACAGGATATTCTTCTTTCAAGAGGGAAGCTATTTTTTCTGGTTCCTCTACTTTTTCCCCTTTGACTACTCTCTCAATAGCAAACCGCAAGTGACGAACAAGCCTCATATAATCAATGCTTTCTTTATCAATCTCTATTTCAAACTGCTCTTCGACCATTTTGACCAGCCGGCTGACAAGCTGTGAATATTGATTCACGTCGGAGAGGTTTCTGTTGGTCACAGCACTATGAATATGGAGGGCGATAAATCCGACTTCCCCAATTGGTAGGTCAATCCCGGTCTTTTCTTTAATCAACTCTACTACTTCTTTTGCTATTTCAAACTCGTGGCGATAAAGAGCCTTTGTTTCCACTAAGAACGGGTTTTTCATTTCCATTCCTTGAGAAGCCCTTGTTAAGGCAAACATAAGATGGTCCGTTAATGCCACATGAATATGTTCATTTAGCGTCGAATGGGTTCTTTGCTTGATTAAATCCATGGCGGAAATAATCACTTCTAAAAACTCATTATCGATAAACGGAAGTAGTTTAATGTAATTTTCCTGTTCTTTTTCATTTTCAAGGACAAAAAGCTTTTCGATTACATCTGTATCAATATAATCACCGCGTTTTCGATTGAAGCCAATGCCCTTTCCAATGACAACCACTTCTTCGTAGGAAGGGTGTTCAGCAATAATGACATTGTTATTTAACACTTTATCAATTAATAAACTTGCCAAACCCTTCCCTCCCCTCATACCATGTTTATCTTAGTATTATCATGTTATAAGAGGTGAATCAGGAAGTCAACGACAAAGTTCGACAACCATGTGACAAATAACTGGTAATCAAGAAATGCGCAAGCGCCTTGGTCAGCCCCGACAGGCAAATGTTCTTCGGCAAGAAAGTCCGCCTTTTGACTTTTATTGCCGAAGGTTATTTGACCCGAGGGGCTAGGCGCTGGAGCTGGACCATTCTCGAAGTCGAAGTTTATACTTTTATACTACAAAAAAAGAGCTGCAGCGTGGCAGCTCTTCAACTTATTTATTTTAAGAATATAAAATACAGAACAAAGATGACAAAGAAGAAGTACATGATCGGATTGATTTCTTTTACCCTTCCTTTAACAATCATGGTGATTGGATAAAAGATAAAGCCTACCGCAATCCCCGTTGCAATGCTGTATGATAGCGGCATCGCGATCATCGTTAAGAACGCAGGCACGGCAATCTCAAAACGTTGCCAGTCAATTTTTCCTAAAGATGAAACCATCAACACCCCAACAATGATAAGGGCTGGTGCCGTTACAGGTGCAGTTACTACAGATAATAACGGAAAGAAAAATAGCGATAAGATGAACATACCTGCTGTGACTAAAGAAGCAAACCCTGTTCTAGCACCAGAAGCAACCCCAGCTGATGATTCGATATATGAAGTCGTTGTTGATGTACCAAGAACGGCACCTACACTCGTTGCAATCGAATCAGAAATCAACGCACGGCCTGCACGAGGCAGCTTATTGTCTTTCATAATACCCGCTTGGTTCGCAACTGCTACCAGGGTTCCTGCGTTATCAAAGAAATCTACAAACAAGAAAGTTAAGATAATTCCAAGCATCGATGTTGTGTAAAAAGAACTGTCACCGAAGGAAGAGAATGCAGCACCGAATGTCGGCGCTAAGCTTGGCACCGTATCAACTACTTGATGTGGTACCTTGATTAAATCAAAAATCATTCCAACTATAACGGTGATCACCATTCCAAAGAATACGGCGCCATTAATTCCTCTAGTCATCATAATAACTGTAATAAGAATTCCAAAGATTGAAAGTAGTGTATTACCCGCTGTTAAATCGCCGAGCCCTACAAGTGTCGCATCGTTATTTACAATAATTCCTGCATTTTGTAAGCCGATAAATGTGATGAACAAACCAATTCCTGCACCAACAGCGTGCTTTAGATCAATCGGAATCGCATTAATAATTTTTTCACGAAGTCCAGTCAGAGTTAATAAGAAGAAAAACACCCCAGAAATAAGGACTGCGCCAAGTGCATGCTGCCATGGAATCCCGCTTCCTAATACAACTGTGTAAGCAAAGAAAGCATTTAATCCCATACCAGGTGCCAAAGCCAATGGATACTTACCAAGGAGCCCCATGATAATGGATCCTAATGCAGATGCTAAGGCTGTTGCCACAAATACCGCACCATAATCCATTCTTAACGCATCTGGAAAGTCTTTTATAGAAGCAAGCGATAAAGTTAACGGGTTTACGACTAAAATATAAGCCATCGCCAAGAAGGTCGTAATTCCCCCAATAAATTCGCGGCGGTAATTTGTACCGTATTTTTCAAACTCAAAATATTTGTGCATGTTCTTTTCCCCCTAAAAATCTCTGTTTTTTACAACAAAAAACGCTCCGATATTTTCTACCGGAGCGTTGACGTGGGCAAAGATAATTAACAGAGGAAAGAGAAACCCCTCTCTATTAATCACTGCCTCGTAGTCAAGCCATTTACGGTGGCTCGGTAGAAACTTTTGGGCCATATTCCCAATATTATACGACGTGATTCGACAATCTATTCATTTCTCTATTATCATAACAGCATAAATATTCTTCGTCAACATAAAATACGAACGATTTTTATAAAAATATAAAAATCGTTCGTATATAAGCAACGCCATAAAATCACTCGACTATTATTCCCACTCAATGGTTGCTGGCGGCTTACTAGTGATATCGTAAACCACTCGGTTTACATGTGCCACTTCATTGACAATTCTCGTGGAGATCACTTCAAGGACATCCCAAGGAATTCTTGCCCAATCCGAAGTCATCCCATCAATGGAGGTAACTGCACGAATCCCAATGGTGTAATCATAGGTTCTGGCATCCCCCATGACACCAACACTGCGGATGTCTGGAAGCACGGTAAAGTACTGCCAGATTTCTCGATCAAGACCTGCATTCTTGATTTCTTCTCGTAGAATCCAATCTGATTCACGAACAATTTCCAGTTTATCTTCAGAAATGGCCCCTAACACACGAATTCCAAGACCTGGACCAGGGAATGGCTGTCTCCAAACGATTTCATCTGGTATACCGAGCTCCGTTCCAAGGGCGCGAACCTCATCCTTAAACAAAGTGCTCAATGGTTCAATCAATGTAAATTGCATATCTTCTGGCAGGCCTCCCACATTGTGATGGGATTTAATCGTTTGAGCCGTAGCCGTACCACTTTCGATGATATCTGTGTAAAGAGTTCCTTGCGCTAAAAACTCAATTCCTTCAAGCTTTGTCGCCTCATCATCGAATACATAAATAAACTCATTGCCGATGATTTTCCGCTTCTTCTCTGGGTCAGAAACACCCTCAAGCTTTGATAGGAATCTTTCTTTGGCATCGACTTTGATAACATTCATATTGAAGCCTTCTGAAAAAGTCTTCATTACGCTTTCTGCTTCATTTTTACGAAGCAAACCATGATCAACGAAGATACACGTTAACTGGTCCCCAATTGCTTTGTGAATTAAAACGGCAACAACGGATGAGTCTACTCCTCCACTTAACGCACAAAGAACTTTTTTGTCACCAACCCTCTCTCGGATTTTTGCCATTTCCATTTCAATGAAATTCTCCATCGACCAATCGCCGCTACAGTCACACACGTTAAAGACAAAGTTCTTAAGAAGGTCATTTCCATGAACTGAATGCTGTACCTCTGGATGGAATTGAACCGCATAAAGCTTTCTAGCTTCATCACTCATGGCTGCAATCGGACAGGACGGGTTCGTACCGTCAACAGTAAAGCCAGCTGGCGCTTCAACCACAAGATCACCGTGGCTCATCCAAACCACCTGCTCATCAGGTAGATCAGCAAACAATGCGGATTGATTTTGAACCGTTAAAGTCGCTTTTCCGTACTCACTATTTTTGGCTTTTTCAACCTTACCATTAAAATGAACCGTCATTAGCTGCATGCCGTAGCAAATCCCAAGAATCGGCAGACCCATTTCAAAAATGGACTCATCACAACGGAAAGAATTTTCATCATACACACTGTTTGGTCCGCCAGAAAAAATAATTCCCTTTGGATTTAAACGGCGGATTTCTTCAGCCGTAATGGTATGCGGGTGAAGCTCACTGTATACTCCAAATTCACGAATTCGGCGTGTAATCAACTGATTGTATTGACTTCCAAAATCTAAAACAATAACCAAATCATTTTTCCCTGCCAAAACAGCCACCTCAATCTTCTCAAGTTTTTATTAGCTTTTACCATAATGAAAAAAAATAAAAAAAACTAGAATCTGCCCCCTAAAAATGTAGGAAGGCAGAATTCTAGTTCTCTAGTAAAAAGACCCATAGAAAAAAATCCTGCCTTCATAGTCAGGCCATTTACGGCGGCCCGGTAGATACTCTCGAACCCTATTTTCGAGGATATATGAAGGAAACGTACCTATTAGACTAGCTGACGCATTCAAGAAAGCAGTTGCTAGACATTGAATTAAATCATATTGTAACAATAGGTCGTTTTTCAGGTCAAGCGATTGTCTTTTTAATTAAATTTTCCCATAATTTATACGACTCTTCCCATGTCCCCTTCGGAAGGTGCTGATGGTACATATATTGCTCATAATGAACCGTTAACCGCGTCATTTCCCTTGTTGAAAAAAACGTATCGATATAACGAGCATAGTTACGAAGGGTTTGATTTTCCTTTCGTTTTAATCCATAGCGATC comes from the Neobacillus sp. PS2-9 genome and includes:
- the ptsG gene encoding glucose-specific PTS transporter subunit IIBC, with amino-acid sequence MFKNAFGVLQKVGKALMLPVALLPAAGILLALGAALVNPALLDLAPFLDNSAVAMVASVMKNAGDIVFGNLPLLFAVGVAIGLAGGEGTAGLAAIIGYLIMNVTMGTVLGIDPKEINGTNYVSVLGIPTLQTGVFGGIIVGIIAATLYNKFFEIELPSYLGFFAGKRFVPIVTAGTAILLGLLMLVIWPPIQSGLNAFSNNMVNANLTLSAFVFGVIERSLIPFGLHHIFYSPFWFEFGNYTTKAGQVVHGDQRIFMAQISDHVKNLTAGTFMTGKFPFMMFGLPAAALAIYHEARPEKKVFVGGLMASAALTSFLTGITEPIEFSFLFVAPLLFGIHAIFAGLSFMVMHLLDVKIGMTFSGGLIDYILFGLINPQTHAWIVIPVGLVFAVIYYFGFRFAIRKFNLKTPGRELEEEEDQVQTGKAGSGDLAANILAAMGGKENISHLDACITRLRVSVNDIKDVDKNQLKKLGAAGVLEVGNNIQAIFGPRSETIKGQMKDIMAGKRPSATTVNVEKQEVAPVAAPTQAKANEVFVAPIKGEIKEITEVPDQVFAGKMMGDGFAIVPSEGLVVSPVDGKIVNLFPTKHAIGILSDGGREILIHVGIDTVNLKGQGFETLVSENDRVVKGQPLLKVDLDYIKEHATSTITPIVFTNLAEGEKIVIEKQGLVDVKQEGIIKITK
- the glcT gene encoding glucose PTS transporter transcription antiterminator GlcT — protein: MASLLIDKVLNNNVIIAEHPSYEEVVVIGKGIGFNRKRGDYIDTDVIEKLFVLENEKEQENYIKLLPFIDNEFLEVIISAMDLIKQRTHSTLNEHIHVALTDHLMFALTRASQGMEMKNPFLVETKALYRHEFEIAKEVVELIKEKTGIDLPIGEVGFIALHIHSAVTNRNLSDVNQYSQLVSRLVKMVEEQFEIEIDKESIDYMRLVRHLRFAIERVVKGEKVEEPEKIASLLKEEYPVCYNLSWKLIKVMQQTLKMKVFDAEAVYLTMHLQRLQHKFK
- a CDS encoding NCS2 family permease, encoding MHKYFEFEKYGTNYRREFIGGITTFLAMAYILVVNPLTLSLASIKDFPDALRMDYGAVFVATALASALGSIIMGLLGKYPLALAPGMGLNAFFAYTVVLGSGIPWQHALGAVLISGVFFFLLTLTGLREKIINAIPIDLKHAVGAGIGLFITFIGLQNAGIIVNNDATLVGLGDLTAGNTLLSIFGILITVIMMTRGINGAVFFGMVITVIVGMIFDLIKVPHQVVDTVPSLAPTFGAAFSSFGDSSFYTTSMLGIILTFLFVDFFDNAGTLVAVANQAGIMKDNKLPRAGRALISDSIATSVGAVLGTSTTTSYIESSAGVASGARTGFASLVTAGMFILSLFFFPLLSVVTAPVTAPALIIVGVLMVSSLGKIDWQRFEIAVPAFLTMIAMPLSYSIATGIAVGFIFYPITMIVKGRVKEINPIMYFFFVIFVLYFIFLK
- the guaA gene encoding glutamine-hydrolyzing GMP synthase; translated protein: MAGKNDLVIVLDFGSQYNQLITRRIREFGVYSELHPHTITAEEIRRLNPKGIIFSGGPNSVYDENSFRCDESIFEMGLPILGICYGMQLMTVHFNGKVEKAKNSEYGKATLTVQNQSALFADLPDEQVVWMSHGDLVVEAPAGFTVDGTNPSCPIAAMSDEARKLYAVQFHPEVQHSVHGNDLLKNFVFNVCDCSGDWSMENFIEMEMAKIRERVGDKKVLCALSGGVDSSVVAVLIHKAIGDQLTCIFVDHGLLRKNEAESVMKTFSEGFNMNVIKVDAKERFLSKLEGVSDPEKKRKIIGNEFIYVFDDEATKLEGIEFLAQGTLYTDIIESGTATAQTIKSHHNVGGLPEDMQFTLIEPLSTLFKDEVRALGTELGIPDEIVWRQPFPGPGLGIRVLGAISEDKLEIVRESDWILREEIKNAGLDREIWQYFTVLPDIRSVGVMGDARTYDYTIGIRAVTSIDGMTSDWARIPWDVLEVISTRIVNEVAHVNRVVYDITSKPPATIEWE